The nucleotide window AGCAGAGGCAACATGGCTTGCAAATCAAAATAAATAGAGGGTATGAACATGAACAAGGTGGTAACGTTTCGAAATATGGAGCTGAATGACATACCGGCAGTGGCTGCTATTGAGAATCTTTCCTTTGCAATTCCGTGGACTCCTGAAGCTTTTGAAAGAGAACTAATAGCAAATGAGTATGCATATTACATCGTTGCAGAAGAAGCAAATGAAGTCATTGGATACTGCGGGATGTGGCTGATTGTAGATGAATCTCATATTACTAATATTGCGATTCATCCCTCCTGTCGCGGCCGTAAGCTTGGTGAACAGCTATTAACATACTGTATGAATCAAGCGCGTCTAAGGGGAGCGAAAACTATGACCCTGGAGGTTAGGGTATCCAATGAAGCTGCACAAAATTTATATCGTAAACTCGGCTTTTTAAATGGTGGTATTCGAAAGCGATATTACACTGATAACTATGAGGATGCTCTTGTAATGTGGGTGAATTTATGAAAAAAGACATATTGGTAATGGGTATTGAAACAAGCTGCGATGAAACAGCAGTGGCTATCGTAAAAAACGGAACAGAAATTATATCTAACATTGTATCATCTCAAATTGAAAGTCATAAGCGCTTTGGAGGGGTTGTTCCTGAAATTGCGTCACGTCATCATGTAGAGCAAATTACGATTGTCTTAGAGGAAGCACTAGAACAGGCTGGTGTAACACTTGCTGACTTAAGCGCCATTGCTGTAACGGAAGGTCCTGGTTTAGTAGGAGCGCTGTTAATTGGTGTACAAGCAGCCAAGGCAATTGCGTTTGCACATGATATTCCGCTTGTGGGTGTTCATCATATTGCGGGACATATCTACGCGAACCGCCTCGTGCAAGAGATGAAATTTCCTTTACTTTCCTTGGTGGTTTCAGGCGGTCATACAGAGCTTGTGTATATGGAAAAACACGGCTCATTTGAAGTAATTGGTGAAACGCGTGATGATGCGGCAGGAGAAGCGTACGATAAAGTAGCAAGAACATTATCTCTCCCATATCCGGGCGGTCCTCATATTGATCGTCTTGCACATGAAGGAGAGCCAACTCTTGATTTACCACGCGCATGGCTCGAGCCAGACTCATACGATTTTAGTTTTAGTGGATTAAAATCAGCAGTTATCAACACTGTGCATAACGCGGCGCAGCGCGGCGAGACTATCGCGCCGGAAACGCTCGCAGCAAGCTTTCAGGCAAGTGTTGTAGATGTATTAGTAACAAAAACCCTGCGTGCGGCAAAACAATATGAAGTAAAACAGGTTCTTCTTGCAGGAGGCGTTGCGGCCAATAAAGGACTTCGAAATGCGTTAGAGGAAGCGTTTACTGCCGAGCCGATAGAGCTTGTAATTCCACCGTTATCCTTATGTACAGATAATGCCGCGATGATTGCTGCTGCAGGTACAATTGCTTATGAGAAGGGGAAACGAGCAACGATGTCATTAAATGCACAGCCAGGGCTAGATTTAGAAGCACAGTAAAACCTGTGGAAAAACTGTGTATAAGTTGTGTGTTTTGTTGATAAATTGTAATTTGTTGTGAATAAAATTACAATTCATATGGGATAAATCTTAAATTTATATGTGAATACTTTTGTGGATAATGTGGAAAAGTCTGTTTTTAGGCGCAATATCTACTTGTATTATGTGTATAAATCTGTGAGTAATGTGAAAAAGTCAGTGTTATTAACACTGACTTTTTGTATGATGGCGCCGCTAAAGCGTTTTACAGGAGTCTCAACCGGTATTCCAATCAATAAGTATTCATTAGCAAAAGCGGACTATATTATATTTGCAGTTGCTCCCATTCCGTCATGGCTGCTTCTAGTTGTGTTTGCATAACTTCCTTATCTGTATTAATCTGCTGTACCTTTTCGTAATCCTGGTATACCTCTGGTAAGCAGAGCAACTCTTCTAGTTCTGCAATTTTCTCTTCTAAGTTCATGATGAGCTCTTCCAGCTCTTCAAGTCTTCTAGCTTTTTGCCGTTCTAGCTTTTTACGTTCTTTATCTTCCTGATAAGAAGTTTTTTCTACAGGTTGTTCAGCTGAAGGTGTGTATGCTACCTCTTGCTGTAAACGAGCGCGTTCTAGGGCCTCAGCCTTTTTATCCACATAATAATCATAATCCCCTAAATATTCAACAGCTCCGATAGGTGACAATTCAATAATCTTAGTTGCAATTCGATTAATAAAATAACGATCATGCGAAACGAATAAAATAGTCCCTGGATAATCCACAAGTGCATTTTCTAATATTTCTTTGCTGCTTAAATCAAGGTGGTTGGTCGGTTCGTCAAGAATTAGAACGTTGCACTTTTTCATCATGAGCTTTGCCAATGCGAGGCGAGCCTTTTGCCCGCCGCTTAATGAGGCTACCGGCTTTAACACATCGTCCCCTGAAAACAAGAAGTTCCCTAGTACAGTACGTATTTCCTTTTCCGGCTGCAGTGGAAACTCATCCCATAGCTCATCTAGGACACGCTTAGAGGAAGTAAGCTCAGCCTGTTGCTGATCATAATAGCCGATGGATACATTAGATCCATAGGAAATAGTCCCGCTGATAGGATCAAGCTTTTGTGTGAGTGCTTTTAGAAGTGTTGACTTCCCGATTCCATTTGGACCTACTAAAGCG belongs to Ectobacillus sp. JY-23 and includes:
- the rimI gene encoding ribosomal protein S18-alanine N-acetyltransferase, which gives rise to MNKVVTFRNMELNDIPAVAAIENLSFAIPWTPEAFERELIANEYAYYIVAEEANEVIGYCGMWLIVDESHITNIAIHPSCRGRKLGEQLLTYCMNQARLRGAKTMTLEVRVSNEAAQNLYRKLGFLNGGIRKRYYTDNYEDALVMWVNL
- the tsaD gene encoding tRNA (adenosine(37)-N6)-threonylcarbamoyltransferase complex transferase subunit TsaD, encoding MKKDILVMGIETSCDETAVAIVKNGTEIISNIVSSQIESHKRFGGVVPEIASRHHVEQITIVLEEALEQAGVTLADLSAIAVTEGPGLVGALLIGVQAAKAIAFAHDIPLVGVHHIAGHIYANRLVQEMKFPLLSLVVSGGHTELVYMEKHGSFEVIGETRDDAAGEAYDKVARTLSLPYPGGPHIDRLAHEGEPTLDLPRAWLEPDSYDFSFSGLKSAVINTVHNAAQRGETIAPETLAASFQASVVDVLVTKTLRAAKQYEVKQVLLAGGVAANKGLRNALEEAFTAEPIELVIPPLSLCTDNAAMIAAAGTIAYEKGKRATMSLNAQPGLDLEAQ